The following proteins come from a genomic window of Lycium ferocissimum isolate CSIRO_LF1 unplaced genomic scaffold, AGI_CSIRO_Lferr_CH_V1 ctg13569, whole genome shotgun sequence:
- the LOC132042141 gene encoding uncharacterized protein LOC132042141 encodes MNGKLKAMDERMVNLPTFQGGSNPKEFLEWKLQSERIFLTNNVSEALKEKYALTQFEGYASTWWESKKLQRAQQHIYDLPTWNDLIELMETRWLPSTYHQDALKRLYMLKQGLKSVEAYFDEFEDLRMKSKIEEHEEYTIIRFVANLNRDISKPMRLKTYNSLEEAFHDASKVEADLKEERSYKDKSKISSTWNQGKEKWKPSTWEKPKITTPTPQAKFDYKARGGDQAKGGNNAKPNFPRPSTIQCFKCQGRGHIASECPNRRTITIVRDGYRTDDENEGVALNHAIVARRSMEALAREESDQRKNLFHARCKILDKVCSLIIDGGSCTNAVNQFLVESMKVPTRKHPSPYKLQWFNESGEMRVTKQAIIQLSIGRYSDEILCDVVPMQACHILLGRPWQFDVDAQHSGRTNKYSFVVKGKKYVLAPLTPHEVREDYRVMKELREKMKNEEMVVSEKETLVAQGGQGSTQGKSKKCMVARGMLGGEERCGEEKDLVPSQANPSNFSIPSSCLVPFVGTYVDDHPKEDMDPSFQVPLEGGQYKELDQIDKGDVLQQRGNKANPSTLANVDHFVLDEQLSRGQVLPCDRISDPLLIDDVSVKSAYTLVDPFDDYIGSSCKSKLCPSSGSTCVDIDPFESELAYFGCDLVIGHTLFKDGNLLDRDI; translated from the exons GTGAACCTTCCTACATTCCAAGGAGGTAGCAATCCGAAAGAATTCCttgaatggaaattgcaaagtgaGCGCATCTTCCTCACGAACAATGTTTCTGAGGCCTTAAAGGAAAAGTATGCCCTCACTCAATTCGAGGGATACGCTTCTACTTGGTGGGAATCCAAGAAGTTACAAAGAgctcaacaacacatctatgatctcccaACTTGGAACGACTTGATTGAGCTCATGGAGACAAGGTGGCTTCCATCCACATACCACCAAGATGCACTTAAAAGGTTGTACATGTTGAAGCAAGGGTTAAAAAGCGTGGAAGCgtactttgatgagtttgaggacTTGCGGATGAAGTCCAAGATAGAAGAGCATGAGGAGTACACTATTATAAGGTTTGTAGCCAACTTGAATCGGGACATCTCTAAACCGATGAGGCTCAAGACTTATAATAGTCTTGAAGAGGCATTCCATGATGCATCCAAGGTTGAAGCGGATCTAAAAGAAGAGAGGTCTTACAAAGACAAAAGCAAAATATCTTCAACTTGGAACCAAGGGAAAGAGAAGTGGAAGCCGTCCACTTGGGAGAAACCCAAGATCACTACTCCCACTCCTCAAGCTAAGTTTGATTACAAGGCTAGAGGAGGCGACCAAGCCAAAGGAGGTAATAATGCTAAACCTAACTTCCCTCGTCCATCTACCATTCAATGTTTCAAATGCCAAGGTAGAGGACATATTGCAAGTGAGTGTCCCAACCGGAGGACTATCACTATAGTGAGGGACGGGTATCGAaccgatgatgaaaatgagggcgtg GCTTTGAATCATGCTATTGTTGCTCGAAGATCCATGGAAGCTCTAGCTAGGGAAGAGAGTGACCAACGGAAGAACTTGTTTCATGCTAGGTGTAAGATTTTGGACAAGGTTTGTTCCTTGATAATTGATGGTGGGAGTTGCACTAATGCGGTTAACCAATTCTTGGTTGAAAGTATGAAAGTTCCCACAAGAAAACACCCTAGCCCCTACAAGCTACAATGGTTCAATGAAAGTGGAGAAATGCGGGTGACCAAGCAAGCGATTATCCAATTAAGCATTGGAAGATATTCGGAtgaaattttatgtgatgtggTACCAATGCAAGCGTGCCATATTTTGCTTGGGagaccttggcaatttgatgtgGATGCTCAACATAGTGGGCGGACCAACAAGTATTCTTTTGTGGTCAAAGGTAAAAAGTATGTCCTTGCTCCATTGACTCCCCATGAAGTCCGTGAAGACTATAGAGTCATGAAGGAGTTAcgtgaaaagatgaaaaatgaggaaatgGTTGTGAGCGAAAAGGAGACCTTAGTTGCTCAAGGAGGACAAGGTTCGACCCAAGGGAAGAGTAAGAAGTGTATGGTCGCTAGAGGAATGTTAGGAGGGGAGGAAAGGTGTGGTGAAGAGAAGGACTTGGTGCCAAGTCAAGCTAACCCCTCTAACTTTTCTATTCCTTCTAGTTGTCTTGTTCCTTTTGTAGGTACTTATGTGGATGATCACCCCAAAGAGGACATGGACCCGAGTTTCCAAGTTCCTTTGGAGGGAGGCCAATACAAGGAACTTGACCAAATTGACAAAGGTGATGTGCTTCAAcaaagaggtaacaaagctaaCCCTTCTACTTTAGCAAATGTGGATCACTTTGTGCTTGATGAACAATTGAGTAGAGGTCAAGTTTTGCCTTGTGATAGAATTAGTGACCCTTTGTTAATTGATGATGTCTCGGTGAAAAGTGCttacacactagttgatccttttgatgactATATTGGCTCTTCTTGCAAGAGTAAATTGTGTCCATCTAGTGGTAGCACTTGTGTTGATATTGATCCTTTTGAGAGTGAACTTGCTTATTTTGGATGTGATCTTGTGATTGGGCATACTCTCTTCAAGGATGGTAATTTGCTTGATAGAGATATATAG